One genomic window of Terriglobales bacterium includes the following:
- a CDS encoding peptidylprolyl isomerase: MCSRWLLLFLLSTLALGQNAPSASQSPSQNHVQHGRLPHTPAAQPKAAPKAGAAASSLPPDAVVITVQGLCEKEATGEPAATTKNSAAKTSDTPSSAGCKTLIRKAQFEKLADALNPNMTPAVKRQLAEAYPRLLVFADKAREMGLDKDPRFLQMQKFATLQLLAQDFSRHMQEKAGDISDADVEKYYKDHASNYEQVELMRIFIPNTKQHAEPSTADPKALESSTATPAKTDNAADEAAMKAEAEKIHTAAAANGDFEALQKEAFEVSGLKSASPNVKLGKVTRANLPETHQKVFDLSVGQVSELLSDPGGFYVYKVISKSAVPLSEAKQEIHQQLQSQRMQQSMETLINSVKTELNQSYFGEAAPAAGPSMRAPRAQPGQPSAPPAPPPSQE; the protein is encoded by the coding sequence ATGTGTAGTCGCTGGTTGCTACTGTTTTTACTTTCAACTCTGGCTCTCGGGCAAAACGCCCCGTCCGCGAGCCAATCTCCCTCGCAGAACCATGTCCAGCACGGCAGGCTTCCCCACACACCAGCCGCCCAGCCGAAGGCAGCACCCAAGGCAGGGGCCGCCGCTTCTAGTCTGCCGCCCGATGCAGTGGTAATTACTGTGCAAGGACTTTGCGAAAAGGAAGCCACCGGGGAGCCCGCAGCAACCACCAAGAATTCCGCCGCCAAAACTAGCGATACCCCCTCCAGCGCGGGATGCAAGACGCTGATTCGGAAAGCTCAGTTTGAAAAACTTGCCGACGCGCTCAATCCCAATATGACGCCGGCAGTGAAGCGACAACTCGCTGAAGCTTATCCTCGGCTTCTGGTGTTTGCCGATAAAGCGCGAGAGATGGGCCTCGATAAAGATCCTCGCTTTCTGCAAATGCAAAAATTCGCGACCCTTCAACTGCTGGCGCAGGACTTCAGCCGGCACATGCAGGAAAAAGCTGGCGACATTTCTGATGCGGACGTGGAAAAGTACTACAAAGATCACGCCTCCAACTATGAGCAGGTGGAGCTGATGCGCATCTTCATCCCCAACACTAAACAACATGCTGAGCCCAGCACAGCAGATCCAAAGGCTCTCGAATCGAGCACGGCGACCCCAGCCAAGACTGATAACGCCGCCGATGAAGCCGCGATGAAAGCGGAAGCGGAGAAGATCCACACCGCCGCCGCTGCCAACGGGGATTTTGAAGCCCTGCAGAAAGAAGCGTTTGAAGTTTCGGGACTCAAGTCTGCATCACCCAATGTGAAGCTGGGCAAGGTAACGCGCGCGAACCTGCCTGAGACTCACCAAAAGGTATTCGATCTGAGTGTAGGCCAGGTTTCAGAGCTGCTTTCCGATCCAGGTGGATTCTATGTTTACAAGGTAATTTCCAAGAGCGCCGTACCGCTCAGCGAAGCCAAGCAAGAAATCCACCAGCAACTTCAGTCCCAACGCATGCAGCAGTCAATGGAGACGCTGATCAACTCCGTCAAGACTGAGCTCAATCAGTCCTATTTCGGTGAAGCAGCCCCGGCGGCAGGACCGTCAATGCGTGCCCCGCGCGCACAACCAGGACAACCAAGCGCTCCCCCCGCACCGCCTCCGAGTCAGGAGTAA
- a CDS encoding NAD-dependent epimerase/dehydratase family protein has translation MSEGKQRVLITGVSGNLGTRVLSQLADFDVIGVDLAPPSSDKLSQFEAVDLGDETASYTLMRLLRQSDPYAVVHLAFVIDPVRTGVLDKDRMWHINVAGTARVMEAITEVNRVGGAIRKFIFPSSVSAYGSDLPLAVTEDQPLRGHTLPYAIHKRESDLVAQLRAMEISKCRSYILRPHIYAGASVQNYLMGAFRGTPSGMSQRAQTMRAEDKHLPSLLPMGRRYLDNRIQFVHVDVVARLIAYLLRRREEDPQLTILNVAGRGEPLTFGQCVQISGNQLVRVPGKLLFRSVLALLWKLGISGIPPEAAPYMTGTYIMDTSRLRAFLGEDYENVIRYTVKEAFADSFRAVAPKEQTVEHTAAG, from the coding sequence ATGTCCGAGGGGAAACAGCGTGTCCTGATTACCGGTGTTTCTGGCAATCTCGGCACGCGTGTCCTCTCGCAACTGGCGGATTTCGACGTGATCGGTGTGGATCTAGCACCGCCTTCTTCAGACAAACTGTCCCAATTTGAAGCCGTTGACCTGGGTGACGAGACTGCGTCCTACACCTTGATGCGGCTGCTGCGGCAAAGCGACCCCTATGCCGTCGTACATCTGGCGTTTGTAATTGATCCGGTACGCACTGGCGTGCTGGACAAAGACCGCATGTGGCACATCAATGTGGCCGGCACAGCCCGGGTGATGGAAGCAATCACTGAGGTGAACCGCGTTGGGGGAGCGATCCGCAAATTTATTTTTCCCAGCAGTGTCTCCGCCTATGGGTCCGACCTGCCGCTTGCGGTGACAGAAGACCAACCCTTGCGTGGACACACTCTGCCCTATGCAATTCACAAACGCGAATCGGATTTAGTGGCGCAGCTGCGGGCAATGGAAATATCAAAATGCAGAAGCTACATTCTGCGGCCGCACATCTACGCGGGGGCGAGCGTGCAGAATTACCTGATGGGCGCCTTTCGCGGCACCCCCAGTGGCATGAGCCAACGTGCGCAGACGATGCGGGCTGAAGATAAGCACCTCCCCAGCCTTCTGCCCATGGGCCGCCGATACTTGGACAATCGCATTCAATTTGTGCATGTGGACGTTGTTGCGCGCCTGATCGCTTATCTGCTGCGCCGCCGGGAAGAAGATCCGCAACTCACAATTTTGAATGTTGCAGGACGCGGCGAGCCTTTAACCTTCGGCCAATGCGTGCAAATCTCCGGCAACCAGCTTGTGCGCGTTCCGGGAAAGCTCCTGTTTAGAAGTGTTCTGGCCTTACTGTGGAAGCTCGGCATATCTGGGATTCCACCCGAAGCCGCGCCTTATATGACCGGAACCTACATCATGGATACTTCTCGACTACGGGCTTTCCTTGGCGAGGATTACGAAAACGTAATCCGATACACGGTTAAAGAGGCCTTCGCGGATAGTTTCCGTGCCGTTGCGCCCAAGGAACAAACCGTGGAGCACACCGCAGCGGGCTAG
- the ubiE gene encoding bifunctional demethylmenaquinone methyltransferase/2-methoxy-6-polyprenyl-1,4-benzoquinol methylase UbiE, which yields MQVRDRNLSNKTGKAAEPRFPVGAAPQGATDPEAAARAVREMFTSIAPRYDLLNHLLSFNIDRLWWRRAAGTFSHLLNREGVRVLDLCCGTGDMTFALHRQAARKQIGKLTPTLVGADFSHAMLVRAREKSGGNDLRWIEADALQLPIPDSSFDLVTSAFGFRNLNNYDAGLSEILRILRPGGEVGILDFGEPRGLFGTLYRAYFRHVLPTIGTLVSGVKGPYSYLPASVERFPSPDEMLERMHQAGFDSVTWTPYTLGVAGLYRGKKDA from the coding sequence ATGCAAGTCCGTGATCGGAACCTCTCGAATAAGACTGGCAAGGCGGCCGAACCTCGCTTCCCTGTGGGTGCGGCTCCACAGGGAGCAACAGACCCAGAAGCGGCTGCCCGCGCCGTGCGCGAGATGTTCACCTCGATTGCGCCACGCTATGACCTGCTGAACCATCTGCTCTCGTTCAACATCGATCGTTTGTGGTGGAGACGCGCCGCAGGAACTTTTTCGCATCTTCTCAATCGAGAAGGTGTGCGTGTGTTGGACCTCTGCTGCGGCACTGGGGACATGACCTTTGCCCTACATCGGCAGGCGGCTCGTAAACAGATCGGTAAGTTGACGCCAACCCTGGTGGGGGCGGACTTTTCGCACGCCATGCTCGTGCGCGCACGAGAGAAGTCTGGAGGAAACGATTTGCGTTGGATCGAAGCCGATGCGCTCCAGCTACCCATTCCAGACAGCAGCTTTGATTTGGTCACCAGCGCGTTCGGATTCCGCAATCTGAATAATTACGATGCCGGGCTGTCGGAGATCCTTCGCATACTGCGTCCCGGCGGCGAAGTGGGAATCCTTGATTTCGGCGAACCGCGCGGTCTTTTCGGAACCCTTTATCGCGCCTATTTTCGCCATGTGCTGCCCACGATTGGAACCCTGGTCTCTGGCGTCAAAGGGCCCTATTCCTATCTGCCCGCATCGGTAGAGCGTTTCCCATCACCTGACGAGATGCTAGAACGCATGCATCAGGCCGGATTCGATTCGGTGACCTGGACGCCATACACGTTGGGCGTTGCCGGACTCTATAGAGGAAAGAAAGACGCCTAG
- the aroB gene encoding 3-dehydroquinate synthase encodes MYYHGGVPVVHLPIPPHPYDALIEPGLLGRSGALLRELFPERTRFFVITVPAVRKAWGPALMSSLANAGLEAQLLEMPDGDSSKSMPTVERLARKLIRLGADRGSVLVAFGGGVVGDLVGFLASIYMRGIDYVQVPTTLLAQVDASIGGKTGVNLRDGKNLLGRFHHPRVVLIDPQTLSTLPDREFRSGLYESLKCGVIGIPEVFQRFEDNRDPILQRDLSALEWLITESVKFKAAVVTADEKETDLRRVLNFGHTIGHALEAETSYKQFLHGEAVAWGMVAAAMIAAALQKTDSDTARRIISTVIALAPLPRVDLRGKRVFRRLKSDKKTSNGVVHFVLPRTIGSAEIVPDIPDSAVIQAIEELRYLSQA; translated from the coding sequence TTGTACTATCATGGTGGCGTGCCGGTTGTTCATCTCCCCATTCCTCCGCATCCTTATGATGCCTTGATCGAACCAGGTCTCCTGGGACGGTCAGGCGCACTGCTCCGTGAACTGTTCCCGGAGCGCACCCGCTTCTTTGTGATTACCGTTCCGGCGGTGCGCAAAGCCTGGGGGCCGGCCCTGATGTCCTCTCTCGCCAATGCCGGCCTGGAAGCGCAATTGCTCGAAATGCCCGACGGTGACAGCAGTAAAAGCATGCCGACGGTAGAACGGCTCGCCCGCAAGCTCATCCGGTTGGGTGCGGATCGAGGCTCCGTGCTCGTGGCTTTCGGTGGCGGAGTGGTGGGCGACCTGGTTGGATTTTTGGCTTCCATTTACATGCGCGGCATTGATTACGTGCAGGTACCCACCACCCTTCTGGCACAGGTAGATGCTTCGATTGGCGGAAAGACTGGAGTCAACCTGCGCGACGGCAAGAACCTGTTGGGACGGTTTCACCATCCGCGAGTGGTGCTCATTGATCCGCAGACGCTATCCACATTACCCGATCGTGAATTTCGGTCCGGCCTTTACGAGTCGCTGAAGTGCGGTGTGATTGGCATTCCTGAAGTTTTTCAACGTTTCGAAGACAATCGCGATCCTATCCTGCAACGCGATCTAAGTGCGCTGGAATGGTTAATCACCGAATCGGTAAAGTTCAAGGCTGCCGTGGTCACGGCTGATGAAAAGGAGACCGACCTGCGCCGCGTACTTAACTTTGGACACACCATCGGCCATGCCCTGGAAGCCGAGACCAGCTACAAGCAATTTCTCCACGGGGAAGCAGTAGCGTGGGGCATGGTAGCGGCTGCAATGATCGCTGCTGCACTGCAGAAGACCGACTCGGACACCGCTCGGCGCATCATTTCTACAGTGATCGCCTTGGCACCTTTGCCGCGCGTTGACCTGCGCGGAAAGCGCGTCTTCCGCCGTCTGAAGTCGGACAAGAAAACCAGCAACGGGGTGGTGCACTTCGTACTGCCGCGCACCATTGGATCCGCTGAGATCGTGCCAGACATTCCAGACAGTGCCGTCATCCAGGCAATTGAAGAGCTACGGTACCTCTCGCAAGCCTGA
- a CDS encoding TerC family protein, with protein sequence MNNLLFWVLFNLFVVVMLGLDLGVFHRRAHTIRFREAFAWSAVWMALAACFAVLVYFWHGRTSSLEFITGYIIEQSLSVDNLFIFLLIFRYFHVPGPQQHRVLFWGIIGALIMRAVFILVGVSLIQRFQWIIYVFGAFLVFTGIRLFRQKEMEIHPEGNPVVRAVRRWLPVTKESPEGRFFVRRHGLYVTPLFLVLVVVETTDLIFAVDSIPAVLAVTRDPFIVYTSNAFAILGLRSLYFALAGMMEAFHYLHYGLAVILVFIGGKMLVSHHYPLSTELALGVVAGVLALSIAASLLFPQHRKKAE encoded by the coding sequence TTGAATAACCTGCTCTTTTGGGTCCTGTTCAACCTCTTTGTGGTGGTGATGCTGGGCCTTGATCTGGGGGTCTTCCACCGCCGGGCCCATACCATTCGCTTTCGCGAGGCGTTTGCCTGGAGCGCCGTCTGGATGGCGCTGGCGGCGTGTTTCGCCGTGCTGGTCTATTTTTGGCATGGCCGAACATCGAGCCTGGAATTCATTACCGGCTACATCATCGAGCAGTCGCTAAGTGTGGATAACCTGTTTATCTTCCTGCTGATATTCCGCTATTTCCATGTTCCCGGTCCGCAGCAGCATCGGGTGCTCTTCTGGGGAATTATCGGAGCGCTGATCATGCGCGCCGTTTTCATACTGGTGGGCGTGAGCCTGATCCAGCGGTTCCAGTGGATCATCTACGTTTTTGGGGCATTCCTGGTGTTTACCGGGATCCGGCTTTTCCGGCAAAAAGAAATGGAAATCCATCCCGAAGGCAATCCGGTGGTGCGCGCAGTCCGCCGCTGGTTGCCAGTCACTAAGGAGTCGCCCGAGGGAAGATTCTTTGTCCGCCGCCATGGGCTGTATGTCACGCCCCTATTTTTGGTCTTGGTGGTAGTAGAGACGACTGACCTGATCTTTGCGGTTGACTCCATTCCCGCGGTGCTGGCCGTCACCCGTGACCCCTTTATCGTCTACACCTCCAACGCCTTTGCAATCCTCGGGCTGCGGTCGCTTTACTTTGCTTTGGCAGGAATGATGGAAGCTTTCCATTACTTACATTACGGTCTGGCAGTAATTCTTGTGTTCATTGGGGGAAAGATGCTGGTATCGCATCATTACCCCCTTTCGACAGAACTCGCCTTGGGGGTGGTAGCCGGTGTTCTGGCGCTTTCGATTGCCGCATCGCTCCTGTTCCCGCAGCATCGCAAAAAAGCCGAGTAG
- a CDS encoding DUF2231 domain-containing protein, with the protein MRSRAQIRSHPIHPMLVSLPIGLWVASFVFDILAVTRVDASFAAAGFYAIIGGCIGAALAAVPGVIDLFTVVPPRSSAKTRGYLHGGLNVLALAVFITVAAIRGGPAAMPPNSSLLLSGLGVILLGASGWLGGTLVYRNQIGVDHLYANAGALKERTLRGWDQPVCNQGELSDGQMMLARVGDLRVVVGRCSDGVFGFEDHCTHKGGPLSDGALVGCTVQCPWHGSQFDIKTGRVVAGPAKKKIEIYPIEIRNGEVYVSPHRPQQPGRKEAA; encoded by the coding sequence ATGCGATCACGTGCTCAAATTCGATCCCACCCGATTCATCCCATGTTGGTTAGCCTTCCTATAGGGCTGTGGGTGGCCAGTTTCGTTTTCGACATCCTTGCGGTCACGCGAGTTGACGCTTCCTTCGCAGCAGCCGGCTTTTACGCAATCATTGGTGGCTGCATCGGGGCGGCATTAGCGGCGGTTCCTGGGGTGATTGATTTATTTACGGTTGTGCCACCGCGGTCCAGCGCCAAAACTCGTGGCTACTTGCACGGCGGATTGAATGTCCTGGCCCTGGCCGTGTTCATCACGGTAGCAGCTATCCGGGGCGGTCCGGCCGCGATGCCGCCGAATTCTTCCCTCTTGCTGTCCGGGCTCGGCGTGATTCTGCTGGGAGCTTCCGGTTGGCTGGGCGGAACTCTCGTATATCGTAATCAGATTGGCGTGGACCATCTCTACGCGAATGCTGGAGCGCTGAAAGAACGGACGCTCCGCGGTTGGGACCAGCCGGTGTGCAATCAGGGTGAGCTTTCCGATGGTCAGATGATGCTGGCACGGGTTGGGGACCTGCGGGTGGTGGTGGGCCGGTGCAGTGACGGGGTTTTTGGATTCGAAGACCATTGCACGCACAAGGGTGGCCCGCTCTCCGATGGCGCCCTGGTGGGCTGCACCGTGCAGTGTCCGTGGCACGGCTCGCAATTTGACATCAAGACCGGGAGAGTAGTGGCAGGTCCCGCTAAGAAAAAGATTGAAATCTACCCAATTGAAATACGCAACGGCGAAGTGTACGTGTCTCCCCATCGCCCACAACAGCCGGGGCGCAAGGAAGCCGCCTGA
- a CDS encoding ATP-binding protein, which produces MPPSRRRKITKIIRYLVVVLLTTAALLLAAFMPDQQIQPLFFLYLGAAMVAGWYGGWKSGMLITCLAGLGLFYLLIPATPRSAFQSTEEFIRFTIFAATALLACWGLAGLHFSQVALRSTNQKLDRAVGTLETLIETMPMGVVAVEAETGRVTLANSEAASLAGVSPNLHFDCGADVLASAPESPARVAMFRSLDTGEAVDNVEFAVKTKAGAEKVVLLGTAPIRATNGDVVGAVATFRDITALKRAERSLMVNEKLAATGRLAAAIAHEINNPISAVINLLFLLQAKTLDPTSRGMVEVAQQEMMRMGHIVKQMLAFYRESSSPVALRVSQMMNDLLSLYSGNIQERNITVETDYRFGGEIEAYSGELRQVLSNLITNAVEAIPNGGRIRVRVSASNLWDRFGTPAVRITIADTGTGIKPEHRDSIFEPFFTTKADKGTGLGLWVTHGIVRKQGGSIRVHSRTQPGNSGSCFGVFLPIQAVQKKLVSPVQRASSAQSAI; this is translated from the coding sequence ATGCCCCCTTCGCGCCGGCGGAAAATTACCAAGATCATCCGCTACCTCGTAGTTGTCCTTCTGACCACGGCCGCACTCCTGCTGGCTGCGTTCATGCCTGACCAGCAAATCCAGCCCTTGTTCTTCCTGTACTTAGGGGCTGCTATGGTCGCGGGCTGGTACGGCGGTTGGAAGTCCGGCATGCTGATCACCTGTCTTGCAGGGCTGGGACTCTTTTACCTGCTGATTCCTGCTACCCCGAGAAGCGCTTTTCAGAGCACGGAAGAGTTCATCCGTTTCACTATCTTCGCGGCAACTGCCTTGCTCGCGTGTTGGGGCTTGGCGGGCTTGCATTTTTCGCAAGTGGCCCTGCGCAGCACCAATCAGAAACTCGATCGCGCGGTGGGAACTCTGGAGACGCTGATTGAGACCATGCCCATGGGAGTGGTAGCCGTGGAAGCGGAGACTGGGCGCGTTACGCTGGCTAATAGTGAAGCCGCCAGCTTAGCTGGGGTCTCGCCCAATCTGCATTTCGATTGCGGAGCAGACGTGCTCGCATCCGCACCTGAGAGCCCAGCACGCGTGGCCATGTTTCGTTCACTCGACACCGGCGAGGCAGTGGACAACGTCGAGTTCGCGGTAAAGACCAAGGCCGGTGCGGAGAAGGTCGTCCTGCTGGGCACGGCGCCGATCCGGGCTACAAATGGAGATGTGGTGGGAGCGGTGGCCACCTTCAGAGACATTACCGCCTTAAAGCGCGCCGAGCGCTCGCTGATGGTGAACGAGAAACTGGCCGCGACGGGCAGACTAGCGGCGGCCATTGCACACGAGATCAATAATCCGATATCGGCGGTTATAAATCTGCTTTTCCTGCTGCAAGCAAAGACGCTTGATCCCACCTCTCGCGGCATGGTGGAAGTGGCCCAGCAGGAGATGATGCGAATGGGCCACATAGTAAAGCAGATGCTGGCCTTCTATCGGGAATCAAGTTCTCCGGTTGCGCTGCGGGTCTCCCAGATGATGAACGATCTGCTTTCTCTTTACTCCGGCAACATCCAGGAGCGCAACATTACCGTTGAAACCGACTACAGATTCGGCGGAGAAATAGAAGCCTATTCCGGCGAACTAAGACAGGTACTCTCCAACCTGATTACCAATGCCGTGGAAGCCATTCCCAACGGTGGCCGGATTCGCGTGCGTGTCAGCGCCTCAAACTTGTGGGACCGTTTCGGTACTCCGGCAGTGCGTATCACGATTGCCGATACCGGCACGGGAATAAAACCCGAACATCGAGACTCAATCTTTGAGCCATTTTTCACTACCAAGGCTGACAAGGGGACGGGGCTCGGACTGTGGGTCACGCATGGCATCGTGCGCAAGCAGGGTGGAAGCATCCGGGTTCATAGCCGCACCCAGCCGGGTAATAGCGGGAGCTGCTTCGGCGTTTTTCTTCCGATTCAAGCGGTGCAGAAGAAGCTGGTATCACCAGTTCAGCGCGCCTCCAGCGCCCAGTCTGCCATCTGA